A genomic window from Streptomyces sp. WMMC940 includes:
- a CDS encoding TIGR03085 family metal-binding protein translates to MSTHAKRERLLLADLLEAAGPDAPTLCEGWNTRDLAAHVVVRERRPEAAGIVLGPLRSRLDRVQAEYAARPYEELIRLIRTGPPRMSPFAIKPVDEASNTVEFYVHAEDVRRAQADWTPRELDPVFADALWSRLEKSARLLGRKAPVGLVLRRPNGQTAVAHRGAPVVTVTGEPGELTMYAFGRQDAAHVEVEGDKEAVDRVGRTQLGMG, encoded by the coding sequence GACCCATGCGAAGCGCGAACGACTTCTGCTCGCCGATCTGCTGGAGGCGGCCGGCCCGGACGCCCCGACGCTGTGCGAGGGGTGGAACACCCGGGACCTCGCGGCCCACGTCGTGGTGCGCGAGCGGCGGCCGGAGGCCGCGGGGATCGTGCTGGGCCCCCTGAGGAGCAGGCTGGACCGGGTGCAGGCCGAGTACGCGGCGAGGCCGTACGAGGAGCTGATCCGGCTGATCCGCACGGGTCCGCCGAGGATGTCGCCGTTCGCGATCAAGCCGGTGGACGAGGCGTCGAACACGGTCGAGTTCTATGTGCACGCCGAGGACGTGCGGCGGGCGCAGGCCGACTGGACGCCGCGGGAGCTGGACCCGGTGTTCGCGGACGCGCTCTGGTCCCGGCTGGAGAAGTCGGCCCGGCTGCTGGGCCGCAAGGCGCCGGTGGGGCTGGTGCTGCGGCGTCCGAACGGGCAGACGGCGGTGGCGCACCGCGGTGCTCCGGTGGTGACGGTGACCGGTGAGCCCGGCGAGCTGACCATGTACGCCTTCGGCCGGCAGGACGCGGCGCACGTGGAGGTCGAGGGCGACAAGGAGGCGGTCGACCGGGTCGGCAGGACGCAGCTGGGAATGGGCTGA